The Rhinoderma darwinii isolate aRhiDar2 chromosome 11, aRhiDar2.hap1, whole genome shotgun sequence genome window below encodes:
- the LOC142663382 gene encoding histone H4, whose product MSGRGKGGKGLGKGGAKRHRKVLRDNIQGITKPAIRRLARRGGVKRISGLIYEETRGVLKVFLENVIRDAVTYTEHAKRKTVTAMDVVYALKRQGRTLYGFGG is encoded by the coding sequence ATGTCTGGTCGtggtaaaggaggaaaaggactcgGAAAGGGCGGTGCCAAGCGGCATAGgaaggtgctccgtgataacatccagggcatcaccaagcctgccatccgccgtctagctcgcaggggaggcgtcaaacgcatctccggtctcatctatgaagagactcgcggcgtcctgaaggttttcctggagaacgtcatccgtgacgccgtcacctacaccgagcacGCTAAGAGGAAGACCGTCACCGCTATGGACGTGGTGTACGCGCTCAAACGCCAGGGCCGCACTCTCTATGGCTTCGGAGGTTAA